gtatagtAATTCAAACAACCTATAATAATAGTCTAAGAGGTGGTAAACAATTTGTAGGGGCTCGAGGCACTGCGGAAAACTTTGTAATTGTCCTAGAAGGACCCATAAATAAGATAGTGGAGGTCTGGTTGAAGGAAAACGGCACCCTACCAACccttgaattttcttttaagagaaatttctttattaaaaaaatattttgaggcattttgaaatttttatatccttAAGTTAGATCAATACGATATCAAAAAGCCAGACTAATCAGTCGGGTCTACATATTAACCAGACTGTTGCAAGATGGTTTTTTAAACCTATACAAGaaatgttcttgaggcacttTGGGATTTTTGGGGAGTAATTAATCCCAAAAAGCTAGACATTTTGATGGAACAACATTTCACCTGCCAGATAATCGAGAAAGTGTGGGTGAACAGCACTATGCATACCTTGAAATGCGAGAGAGAGCATATATTGGCTGTGCCACTCGCTCAAGGTTACTGCGACGCGATTGGCTCTTGCGAGACTCACATTGACCATTGTGTAATAGTAACTTTAACAATGAAAATGACGCAGCATGGGCGTCAGGCCCATAcccaatactgtaatattactaatgctaacatagatactgtcttggtagaactagacaaggtatgctcgaTGTAGGACGAGTTTTGGTTCAGTAGGTGCATGTACCCAGTCGACGCCATTTTAGCTTTTTCCCGCTTCCTGattcaaatgttgtaaaaaacatGAATACGTTTGTGTGAACAATCCTTGTGTGAAAAGTAGTTCCtgacaatgaataaataattaactaattaattaatgtgtGGGATTAATTAATCTTGGTTATTTATAAACAACACCTCTTATAGTGTCTTATCCTCTTTCTTCCTTCaagtatcaaaataaattaaaaattatacttttatgaAAAGTTTACTTATTACAATCCTTATTATTAAAGAGCGACCTCTTAGTGGTTTTCTGCCGATGAATGTAATTCATAAAGTGATTTGAGAATTTGTTACAGAAAATGCCACCAAAAGAGAAACGCAAAGTAAGCCACTTGTTTTATGTAGCCTATGCAGACATATGTAAACGACATAATTATCAACCGCTTTCCTTGTTTAAACCATCAGCAACGTCAAACAAAGCCATATTGGATATTTGTATCGATCGCATTAAATACGATGAATGGATACCAATATTACATGCTTTAAGTCATGATAATAGTCTACATTTTGTGGCGTTTCGATGTCGTCAACATCCGAAAAAAAGTAAGTTTACATTTTCTTATTGTTTTcttcatttaatttgtttattctaGTTGCAGAAAATGTGGATACAGAACAAAAAGTACGTCAAGCAGCAAACTGTAcaagaatttcaattttaacaaaatttgttttagaacgTTTAATTGATGCAATTATAAGCTTAATTTCACAATCTCAATTTATTACTGTGTTAATATTGGAAGGACTGCCTCTATCACCGGAATTGGTTCAAAACCTTGCAAGAGTAAGTTTTGTTGTTGGAATTAAAGCATATAATATACTACAGGGTCCGTTGTAAGTGAcatggaattttttcaaagggtgtTTAGGGGAtgaaattctaagacgaaaagttcTTGGACATTTTTACACCCGACTCATCGATATGACGGGGAATGGACGCAGTGGCAGCAGTGATACGTGAGGGGGGCTAGCTCTCCCCACTACCACCGTAAAGTGAGTCAATCTAATGCGTTCTAACTCCGATAGATAGTGGTGGGACACGTATCACAGCTGCCGCCTCGTCGTTTCTTATTTGTTCTCCCGccatttcttatttgtttatattaattttgataaataattaactacTATGAAAAAAACGTCCCTGCCTGAGACAAATTATAATGATTGCAATAccgtaatattaataaatggcAGAGGTTACTGGAAATGTCTTAGAAGAAAAGAACATGAGTGTCGGTTTCCTCACAAAAACGGCATGAGTGTGTTTTTTGATGGCCGACTCTAGATATTCACTAAAATAGTGATAGGTATATAGTTAAAAACTTATGTTTACCAGCGGACAATAACAGAAAAacgttaataatatattactcCGGCGGCTCCAACGAATCTCTGGTTAGTTGaattagaaaacaaattatttctcaaatgattgttaaaaatttattcatttcgatacaaaaaaagaaatatttacggTTCGCTGAAGTCATCGCTTTTTTAAAAGCATCAGTATGTACGGACttatttcatattcattttatttaaatgaagtaacttttatcaattttaagggAGAAAAGCTTTTCTCTATATCGAAAAACGAGAAATTAGGTCCTTTGATTACTAACACCCAACTCTCTGAAATCGGCGGATATTCGAGCTAGGTGATCCAGGTACAAACAAATTTGTTCCCCATTTTAGGATACTTTAGCGTCCTGTCTTTCGTTCAGAAGTCCGTGGAATAAAATTTAGATAGCTAGTATATCTAAAAAACACTGATACCCTTTTTCTCCACAGTTTCAGTATTATAAACACTTAACAATAATTGTTACATCTACGAATTCTTTAGTCGTCTCGTGTCATTTATCTCTGTTCTCACACATTTACAGTTCAAGTGCTGTTTCACGAGTAAAGAAcccattaataatatattattcttcCTACGCAAGTATTATGATAGTTCAAGTGATATATGCTGCATCGTGACATCTTTTTTTACTTCTAGACATAATGTTTGTACAACTtatcgaataataaaaaataaaacatgatgagaattgtttttataccatgaacatatgaaatatatcaaagtatattaagtttaaccccaagtttgtaacgcctaaaaatattgctgctacgaacaaatttttttgtataggcgttcataaaatcacctaattagtttatTACCGGTAGTCCGTCCGtatgtctgtggacacgataactcaaaaacggaatgagatatcaagctgaaatttttaaagcatgcccaggacgtaaaaagtgaggctaagttggTAATTGAGCAACAGAGTTCAAttttatcttgtaaaccgttattatttttttataagaaacaaattttacttttaaacttttgttctatatatcttgaacgatttacaagatgggtctttttcatttgattaaattagcaaaaaattaccctttttataccatgtatatatgaaatatacatagtatattaggtttagtaccaagtttgtgatgcttaaaaatattgatgattcgaaaaaaattttggtataggtgttcatagaatcatctaattagtccattttcggttgtccgtccgtccgtctgtgaaaaaacgaaaaaagatatcaagctgaaatttacagagCACTCAtgtaaaaagtcaggtcgagttcgtaaatgagcaacataggccaactATGTctacggacccatcttgtaaaccgttagagatagaacaaaaggttaaatgtaaaaaatgttccttataaaaaataaacaacttttgttagaaactttttttcgtaaacgtcactgtttatctgTGGGGGCGCAAATAAAGATACAACTTTCGTaaccattttctccaaaattttaaaagctagaaagttgaaaatttgcaggtagcttcaactattgatcttgtgaaacattctcgaaaaacgaaaaaaaaaatctagaaaattttcgaaattttcaaagacTAAATAAATGGCGTCCCaaaggccgccataattgtgttggtttttagacttttctaatttataaaaaaataatgcaagcactgatattcaacactttctatacagggtgttccaacaattaactcagtcaattgtttgttttcacttgttttattcttgATTGTTGCACTGATAATTTTGtagtgatatttttaaattaaataattccaaaTTAATCACATAAAGAACTTAGATAGGACATTTTAGTAGAAATAGGCTAGCTCCATTTCCTAGCTTTATTATTTGTCAGTTTGGAcatcttataataatattcctACAAAAAAACCCATTGTAAGATTCCTCGTGATTTTTCCGAGCCGAATTGGGAGTCACTGacctttttttctaaaccattaTCTAACCATTAATTATTGGGGAAATAAagtcaatatggcagtcataagcAAGATTAAATCTTAAATTGTAGTGGTATTTGAAATGACTAGaccgttaataaaaaaaacttttaacaaaaagaaaaccgacttcaaaagaataacttttccaaaacaaattaaaatgcactaaaaagtaaaaaactaacgataatataatgtagttaaaattattgttatttttggagtgtatgtcagccaaggaaacaactctgacagaacagtttgctacattagtttggctgacaccgactccaaaaataacaataatattaactacattataattaattaattttctagagTTTAGCAAAAAATACAACGATAcaacatttaaatttacaacATTGTTTAGTTGGTGATGAAGGATGCGAAATATTGGGCAAAACAATACGTCATGTATCAAATATTACAACGTTAGACGTGTCAAATTGTAATTTAACGGCTGTTGGTGTTGAACATTTGGCTgaactaataaaatatcaaaaaattagcaggtaaataagtattaattgtttttactcgaatgtgataaaaacaaattgaagtaGTATTATGTGGCAAATGTATTATACCGGGTGTAAAAAAgacttgaaataataataagtaatgaaATGAGGCTTATTCAAAATGATAACACTTCCACTTCTGTGCGGGCGCATATATTCTATCGTTTACTAAGTACAGAAAAAAACACTTATTTTGGGCGCCCACGCAAAGTGaccatgtattattattttggacAAGCCCATTGATTTTGACTTTAGCTAGGTAACAGTTTGGCGGCACTATAGTGCTATTATGTACTAAAATACACAGCTACAAAAAGCTATAGTACAAGAGCCAGAGTTCCTAAGattttttcagagtttctaagatttAGTAAGACGTattctttctttaaatatttgaatcaccagggttgccttaaaaaatttaaattgcttTTACCATCGCGCATCTTGCTCTCAGGTGTAATATATacttcataaaatattgaagtgtaaaatttcttttctttatgtATAGATATAGTGAAAGCTGGAAACAAACATTACGATATCGAGAACCAGATTTAGATGGTATGCGCGGATTGCGACGGTTAACTTGCAATAATAATCCAGACATTGGTGATGAGGGTCTCATGACTGTTTGCGAAGTGTTGCAGGTAtaatttttacatgttttaattacatgaagtttttacaacctaataaacaactgtggaaaatttcagagatgcattaattttttcttttttgccatgatattttatttaattttgttgtactACTAGAAACTTTCCATAGAAATGATtcataattttggttttatgtaaccgttttttagtttttagatttggaaaaggcatttgaatatcttttattatatgtacctatataataactattttctttttggatatttaatttaatcgtACTACATTTTCTTCCTTTTAATTTGGTATCTATATTTATATGCCGATACGATTTTGCCCTAATATTTTTGGCAAAATCTcgtacatttttcaaaaagatttatttGATCCTTgccaaaaaagcaaaaatttatatatatcttagaaaattttccgttctttaaattgattttctgCTAAGAACTTCACTAATATAGtcaatcattgattcatttagtgaCGTCCTTTCTTCTTACTTATCATTTCTACGCTAGCAATAAAGACAATGGCAACTTTAATGATAAATTCACCACATGCTATCCTTGCTTTATGTTTTAGGATGATTTATGGATGAAAGccatagattttcaaaattgtggTTTAACAGATACatcaatagaaaaattaatatctgttCTAACATATAATGGTATAATGGATATTGCTGATATTCGACGGAATACAAAAGTATcacaaaaacttttacaaaacgtTATGGTGTTATTATGCAAAAACAGTGAAATGACtggagataataataataataatgaaaataaatatcaatggTTAAGTACAACATCAACATTGAATAGTTCTAGTGTTATTATGGCAAGCTGTAGTGGTGTAAATAATGGCGCGCTTAGTATAACATCACAAAATGGTCGAAATCATGGTTTATCAAGCTCACAATTGttaaatctaaatatttcaaatgtgaTTAGTAATTGTCCACGTACATGTAAATCACAAATAGATGCAAGTATTAAGAAAAGTAATACAACTACTGGTAATACACTAATGATGCCAATAGGACGTCGTTTATCAGAGACAGCAACAACAAGGTTTGTGTCCAATAGTTATAGTCATAATAGTTTTACTCGTGAGTCcgaataacagctccgattatttaaaatcagaaacattccAGAGgagggaaataatctggagggggaataggcAATGTTGCAACCGATACgacgcccagcctaaatcgctaatgatagaagtttcaaatttcgaggagatattgattttatattgtaggtgtcacataagaaaggattttttgaaattcatcccctaaaaggatgaaataggggatgaaagtttgcatggaaatatatacaaacagtcattttaaaaattctttcatctatagaatgctaaATTATCAGCAAGTGACTTGGtcgtattttcttttaaaaattattaaggatTCGAactaaaattacaatagtgaaaTAGTGAACAATAGGGAAGCTAAGAGAGTTGAAGAGTATAAAGTGAATtactgctagttatttatattgtttaaacaatatttgtgcaacttatataaataattcactattgcgtgatttttttccacaaaaaaatgtatttttacataataacaataaaaatggattATTAATTTTGGCGCGGAACTCTaacttttgtgaaaataaaatgcaaCCCATATTAATTGGGTGATAATGTACACATTATTCTATATGTgtaggaatttttaaaatcggttgaaTAGAGAGCTCAAAAATGATgatttgtgtatattttcatacaacaTTTTCTCGATATTTGAAACTTCTATCACTAGCGATATAGGCTCTATcacgactgatatatcgacgatAAACCAGCTACGAAGGTTTTAATTTCTGTCGGtaagatataattttaagacttttgCATTCTGAGGCCATAACTCCAGAAACGGATTTAAAACGGCATCAGAATGCAAATACAATTATTAGCATTAATTATAATAGAAcgcaatatttttatcaattaaaatgctTCCGTTCCCAAATTCAAGTTAGAATTCGGCTTATTTAATATTAAGAGAGTGACCGAAAGGAAGCATagtaatactaaaattattccTTTCGATAAATGAATATAGAAAATATGATGAGttgataaattacaataaaatttgttttctaaaactttGCTTTTGCTCAATGATACTTACTTTAatcattgaaacatatttattgataattagttgtaactcgccaactggcgataatattTCGTACTAATGAAAATCAGAAGACCCCAattcttaccattttttaagatcaataaataaatcaaatcagataaatcccgccaactggcgacaaaaatttgtactattaaacaggaagtggaatactttttcagtagttacaatttatACCACCttattacttaccatttatcaattatgtttaaaaaaatttcagaagagCGAGAGATGTTTGGACACCAATAAAAGTACCAGCTATTGTTGACTGTAAACCAACTGTTGCAGAACAATTAAAGCAGGCaaggtaaattttaaaagtaaaattgtcaattgaattgaattgtaaacttcaagaaatattttttaaaattttagaaacagAATACAAGAATTAGAAGCTCAATTAGAAGATGAGAAAAACGAAAGACAGCGTGTTGATATGTTAAATGTTCAATTACACAGTCAATTAATGGAAGTAATTGGGCGTTCTGGAGGTGATGTACAAAATTCGCAAAAAGATGGTTGTGTATATGTCAAAAAAGATGTTTTAGAAGAAATATATCAAGCATTTTcggatatttttaatacattaccGACAGCtaggtaattttttcaaatttatcagtAGTGcggaaaatgataaattaactGCAATGTGATCGTTTTTAGAGTTTGCTTTTATACTTGTATGAAAAACAATCCAAGAGGCTGGGATGTTcgtaaagtttatttataaagaatgaaaaaacgagtgaattagatttttttcgatttgtttGTTACTCCGGAAATTTATTGCTTCAGTTATCGGGATCCATACCGTGGttcgaataataaaaatgcGCGTGTAATTATACCATTTGATCTGTAGTTGTATATAAGTGGCTCATCACTTGTACATTacttgaagttgtacacatTCGATACAGCACGCATCACAAAGAGTACATGATGCGGGAGCGGACTGCAAAATCACCTTGCCCATTGATAACCGGTTCAAACTTTGTAATAAAGCGGCAATCAAGTCCCCAAAAACAATGGGCTATGGCAATCCTACCAGACCGGAGGAGGAGGAGAAAATTTGTAACGCCATATTGAGATACCAACTTTACCCATAAAGTAATATATTCTTCCTATAGAAATGTTTGCGTATCTCTTATTATAAAAGCACCCCCTTAGATACTCTTATAGAAAAAGTACAAAACGAGTGAATGAAAGCTCCTTTTTTATCTGCTGACAACGCTCATCGATATACATATTTGTATCAGTTTGGCGTTCctctttatattattaaatacatagtAGTTAAAATGTCAGCCAGTGTTGGCCAGCAAAATATTATGCATTTGAAAACGCAAACGCAATAAACGCttgaggatgtatgagcatgacaacaatgtttgatttaaaggctcaaaatttgtttataagtagttttttactcaaagaatgtGTGGTTAACATTTTAGCTTAGGTATacgtacaaatttttaagaaaaaaatttttgaaatcgatataaaatacatcttCTCAGGATAAATCTTATAAAACGACATATttggaaagtttaaaaattgtcacttggatcgaaaaaaaaaatttttaaaaaaactttttaatagaaagtaaacatattataaatgacatagaaaagaaaaaatcaagcgtttccatccatataagggtaaatttagggttgaaattacatttatcttattttcaacttttatgagGAATTTCACTCCtgtatctgccttggttttcgaaatatcgaaagctgaataattaaagaacattttcaaatttttgaaaattataccaaaaaattgtatacttacTTTTCGTcctatatcgtcaagttataacataatacactatcaaaattgaaaatgtattttttatttgttttcctgaaattacttgatcataaactctcatacatccttaaacgtttataaaatttttatatcatgtttatactattaatttttttcagatgtaacgggaaagtaaaaaataatctgGTATTTACTAAATTACAAAGTATAATTGAAGAATCACCACCAAATTCGGTAGGTAACGCATTTTATGAACACGAATAGTTACAAAAATACTAAACAAATTCGATAcaaatcgaatttaaaaatattttaagtattatttttctaaGAAGTCCGTATAAATGgggttataaaattttctacttacGGTTTTTAGCTACGAAAGCTCTTTTAAGCCTTGTATAGCCTCCAAAATCCATTACAAATTTTCCTATTTCACTCCAGTAAACAAGGATTAAACCTCTAAATACGTTCCTATGGCTCCGATTGATTTGAAAATTCCACGATAAGTAAATAAGACTCCAAGAAACAAAAGCTATATGATTCCGAGTAGTGCCAGAGGATGGTAAAAACTCATTCTAAAGAGTGGAAAAGTACAGCCTATGTTATTTGCTGACAATGTAGCAttttataggtgaaataatttttaaaatctgttaagtagtgaactaaaaaatgacggatttttacaaaaatttgcatcccctatttcacctcCTTAGGGGTAGAGTTTCGGAAAATGAATGATGAATCTTATAGAATATCTAccacatacaaaaaaaacacaCCCTCCAAGTTTCATGTCTCTACGctcagcggtttaggctgtgtGGATCCGTCGGtaattcaggacaaagcattttatatgtatatattatacaactGGCTTAAGCcagtaattattgattttttctctttgctcaataattattgatttttttattgatttgattGGCTCATTAAAGATATGAAATGagatacataaataatacatagcTGTCATATTCACAGTATTCATGATTTCTTTTTAGCGAGATGAAAAAAGAGATTCAGGCGaagaacaaaatgaaaattttaaaatcaagagTAGAAATCATAGTTGTACAAGACAAATGAACAGTTCTGGAGACATGCAATCATCTACACCAGAGCAATTAAAACGAACAAAGAGTGCTCTGAAAAAACGTCCTGGCTCTAGTAAAAAACTATCGCCAAATAACACAGAACAATTAGAGATTGATGTACCTAAAGCACAACACCTATTTCATGCTTTTCTAGGTAATGAATCAGATGATGACGAACAACATGAGAGTAATGTTGATGATGATTTTAATGAGGAAAATAACTCAACAGAAGACGAAGATGATAATAGCAGTGCGTAAATTATCTAGTAAAATTGAAGCTTgcaaatagttttataaattttcgaatttgtattaTTCGTTTATGTATATTTCCCCATGTGGTCatgataataaactttaaatatttttatatcatatttatttatgtccAGAGCTTCTTCCAATAGGCCTTTTTCATAGCGCAAGTAAACAGTGCCCGGTCCAGGGGGGAGCATGCCAGGCAACCACCCGGAGCGgcaaatccttaaaatattatatacagtagTCTCTTTACTGGGAATCTAAAAGACCAGGGCTATTCCGAAAACtgggattgtatggaaaaattcattataatttatatataaaataaaaattgaataaacactATTGGCATCTATGTATTTAAGCGAAACTGTGCATATAAGACATATAGCCTGTATACAGGGTGCCCTTtccttttttaagttgacatatgcttgaaactcaaaaaaaaaattatttcgataaaaatgcttcaaacgaaaaatgttgggtgtgtaggcgcaTATCTTACGCAGATATTtaacttgacctaggttttcaaatccactctactccataactgttaatcgatagatgaaccctttaaattaggaagttgtttttgattaagaaagtaacattttttggcactcttcgaaaaaaattttccaataaatccaataaaagtggttcctatttctataaagaccattttagttcaaattgaatgaacaattactttttgttatcAATTGCTGTCTAAAATATtcggttaacaaaaaaatgtttgcctatttataaataacaactttctaatttaaagtgttaatctGTTAGTCAGTTATGAATCATAGTATGGTTTTAATTGaatctgaaaacttagatcaaaTGCGATGCCGGTGTAAGATGTGTAACTTTGAAACGattattttctgtttgaagcattttccttgattaaatttatggagtttcaagtatatatcaacttaaaaaaaacatcctgtatatggtATAAATGTAGCTAAATAACTAGATCAGGCCCTGCAAGCAGAGCTCGAAAATATTTATGCCAGATAATAACCTATAttagttaatatttatattttaaaataattttatatctttcaataatataaaaggaatgagtacttattattatagatgagtaaatatttattatttttaataaacaaagatttACTAATGGTACAAGAGGCCACTACAAAATTTCCTTTGAATCGCTTAGTATACATtttttggcccattttgttgaaaatttacaaaatattgttattttgggCCAGCGGGACAAATTACCCCAAGATGGGGAAACATATCGAAatcgtgatcagcgaccccgTAAACACCCCGAGTttacgtttctggcccattttgttgaataatttcaaagttttacaattttcgaaaatcatatTAGAAATGGATTCTAATAATTGGCCTATTTGGCCCATAGTAATGGCCAAATTTTGTAGCGGCACCAACATTGGCCCGATAGGTCcaggaacaaaaaatttttctttgaaatgctaaaattaCGTGACTATGGATAGTATATAATATACTATTTCTAAGTAACTTCTGACATATTCATTTTACTGAATTATCAATTAtccgattttttaattatttagacaaACTTAAATCATGTTCagaaaaaaagcattttttgaaaaataatagaaaacgctattattttaaaacatctaCCTTGAAATTTCACCATTAGTTCCAAAATTCATAAGtcaaacaaatttgaataatatgattaataacagtaaaatttgtaaaaaaaaaaaaaaatagtgtgtAGAATAAGAAAAagattgattatttaaaaaaataatatataattgatcATGTCAAGGTAAACAATTTAACAACTCCTACATTTTTTTCGATGTAATTGTTATTGTACTTAAGGAAGATgtcatataataatcataatttaatatgtaaGCATTTATTTAACATATCACTTATACATATGAGATTCCTTGTAAGAGTGTCTAAAAATAATAggagataattaattaaaagcacAGGGGAAGTCATATAAAATGATCGATCGTCAAGTGATTAGACATGTGGAACCAGAACATGAAATTGCCAAATTTTGGGAACCAAATTATGAGAAAAAGCCTTTATTAGAGAGAGATCCGCTCATTTACATAcacttattatataaaaaaacaagaaacatAAGATTTTGAAGATATAGCGGGTgtcacattttaaaaataatcataaaaaaagtgaTCCAAGTTAAATTTATCCTACTATGCTCTAATAGTGtagtaaataagccggaaaataccatcaaatgtggaaaagtggtggaacagctccgattttaaaaattttttgtgtacgtgttccttagacctttaggaacattcagccgcactaaccttggcataacagaaaaaaatgaggaaattagggtagttttctcATCCCCAGAGCATTCCAAATAGTAACagagaaaacaaatcaatatttctactCGAAAATCGTCTctcgagggtttttgaggtcgctgatcatgaattcaaggttaaaaagcaactcAATACAGGTTGCAATCCCACTTAAACTACCCCAAGAAGTGATAAACAAAAACTTgactatattcaaaattttgcttcaGATATCGTCTCTTGTGGAGCTTTAACGTTCGCTGTTCATtaatttaaggtcaaaaagcaattgagaatggtttcaaccccatttaaactacccctagaagtgtcaatgataaaaaaaaattgaaaattctgaatttcacctcagaaattaTCACTCTGTGGTTcctgaaacctattagtgctaggttaattttgaccacaaatttgaaaagtatgtcccaaatttagtagaataacatacttggtttatcaaaattggataaaatttcgatgtaataaagcaaaattaaatattttgaattttgatgacgtcatca
This genomic interval from Chrysoperla carnea chromosome 1, inChrCarn1.1, whole genome shotgun sequence contains the following:
- the LOC123305874 gene encoding uncharacterized protein LOC123305874 isoform X1; protein product: MALMKMPPKEKRKVSHLFYVAYADICKRHNYQPLSLFKPSATSNKAILDICIDRIKYDEWIPILHALSHDNSLHFVAFRCRQHPKKIAENVDTEQKVRQAANCTRISILTKFVLERLIDAIISLISQSQFITVLILEGLPLSPELVQNLARSLAKNTTIQHLNLQHCLVGDEGCEILGKTIRHVSNITTLDVSNCNLTAVGVEHLAELIKYQKISRYSESWKQTLRYREPDLDGMRGLRRLTCNNNPDIGDEGLMTVCEVLQDDLWMKAIDFQNCGLTDTSIEKLISVLTYNGIMDIADIRRNTKVSQKLLQNVMVLLCKNSEMTGDNNNNNENKYQWLSTTSTLNSSSVIMASCSGVNNGALSITSQNGRNHGLSSSQLLNLNISNVISNCPRTCKSQIDASIKKSNTTTGNTLMMPIGRRLSETATTRRARDVWTPIKVPAIVDCKPTVAEQLKQARNRIQELEAQLEDEKNERQRVDMLNVQLHSQLMEVIGRSGGDVQNSQKDGCVYVKKDVLEEIYQAFSDIFNTLPTARCNGKVKNNLVFTKLQSIIEESPPNSRDEKRDSGEEQNENFKIKSRNHSCTRQMNSSGDMQSSTPEQLKRTKSALKKRPGSSKKLSPNNTEQLEIDVPKAQHLFHAFLGNESDDDEQHESNVDDDFNEENNSTEDEDDNSSA
- the LOC123305874 gene encoding uncharacterized protein LOC123305874 isoform X2; amino-acid sequence: MALMKMPPKEKRKVSHLFYVAYADICKRHNYQPLSLFKPSATSNKAILDICIDRIKYDEWIPILHALSHDNSLHFVAFRCRQHPKKIAENVDTEQKVRQAANCTRISILTKFVLERLIDAIISLISQSQFITVLILEGLPLSPELVQNLARSLAKNTTIQHLNLQHCLVGDEGCEILGKTIRHVSNITTLDVSNCNLTAVGVEHLAELIKYQKISRYSESWKQTLRYREPDLDGMRGLRRLTCNNNPDIGDEGLMTVCEVLQDDLWMKAIDFQNCGLTDTSIEKLISVLTYNGIMDIADIRRNTKVSQKLLQNVMVLLCKNSEMTGDNNNNNENKYQWLSTTSTLNSSSVIMASCSGVNNGALSITSQNGRNHGLSSSQLLNLNISNVISNCPRTCKSQIDASIKKSNTTTGNTLMMPIGRRLSETATTRARDVWTPIKVPAIVDCKPTVAEQLKQARNRIQELEAQLEDEKNERQRVDMLNVQLHSQLMEVIGRSGGDVQNSQKDGCVYVKKDVLEEIYQAFSDIFNTLPTARCNGKVKNNLVFTKLQSIIEESPPNSRDEKRDSGEEQNENFKIKSRNHSCTRQMNSSGDMQSSTPEQLKRTKSALKKRPGSSKKLSPNNTEQLEIDVPKAQHLFHAFLGNESDDDEQHESNVDDDFNEENNSTEDEDDNSSA